The following DNA comes from Pseudorasbora parva isolate DD20220531a chromosome 8, ASM2467924v1, whole genome shotgun sequence.
TGTATAGGCAGTGTTTCGTTGTGCAATGAcgtaagtatgaagcacaggaccgtttgctgagcctggtgtctataaaaacttttctttgactaacaaggaagttttcagctctaaaacttagaggatattcttatattaccatgaccttttatatatcaaaagctcaagggaaagttgatttctcaattcatcaccccgttaaaaatatgttttaaaaacaggTTACTGTTATGttatttacaaattaaaaatcTACAATTGTTATGAAGAAAactaattattataaaaatattaaattatagtaattttaacatttaattatttatgataTACTGCATAGAGAATGATCTGGAAAATCATTTAAAACCTAAAACCTCTTTTTTTAGCAAAGATTTTGAAATGcctttaaaatataaagttaaaaTTTAAAGCACTACCTGAACAAAGTTCATTGAAGATTTCcaatttaagtaaaaaaaaattaatataaattaggAGCAATTTACACAGAAAGTATGCATGAAACTCTAACCGAGCGCTGATTCGTTATTCCAACATGTAACCATATGTCTCGTACCCTAGTTTATAAAAACCCAGCACCACCTAGAGATCTGCTACAAGGGTTCTACAAATTTTTCTTTGCTGCAATCTGtcctttttgtttgttattttggttAAGTTTTCTTACATTTGCACATCAGTGTAGCAGATCTTGTCCACCAAAATCATGCTTATGTATATATTCCATGCCCCACTGCCAAAAAATGCTGGCTGAAATAATCCACTCAGAGAGCTGTCATGActgaaatgttttaactaaaGAAAGAACACTCACTTGTCATTTGTGAAGATATAAGAAATTACATTCTTTGAGGAGCCAATAACAGTCGATAAAACCACTGCAACAGAAACTGTAAgtgaaatataaaaacataatttacataattaaaattTCTCATAAATTTAATAGGatgttctaaaaaaaattatttacagtAACTATACAAACAAGTTATGAATAAGTAACCTGTTTGCAAAGAACATACAATACAGAAGGCCATTTGTTCTTTCTTAGTATTACCTGCACAAATGATAGCGAGTTTAGCAGAAAGCTTGGCTTGAGCCACATCTCCTGCTCCCATGGCATTCCCCACTCTCACATTGCCAGCCACACTGAAACCTATAGGGAACTGAACACAGGCCACTCACTTGCAGTGTTCatacataatttaaataaaatgctgtCACACTAATGAAAATATACCATGTAAGCAATATTTGTCAGTCCATACACAACTGATTGAGCTCCAAGCTCCACTTCACTTATTAGACCtgccataaaaaaatatatataatgaaaaacaaaaatattcaaagttcaggaacagACTTCTGTTTAGGTAGCCACTGCCTATAGTAAATTCTTCTTTCTGTGATTTCAATTCAACATCCTGTGGGGTGTGAACTCTTATCAACTCTAATGATACTTGAATGATTAGACATGTTATAAAAATCATATTTGTTGTACTGTATctgtaaatgtttgaaaagcATGTGAAAAGCACTCTAACCTGACAGCAGCCCTCCAATCTCGTATGTCCACCACTCTGCACACAACATGATCATACTTGGAATGGCCAGATGGATGAATGAGTCCCACTCCTGCAAACAGTCTATCGACCAACCTATATGGCCACAAAGAAGTGTTTTAATATATATCTGTCAACTTTCAAAACCTGTAGCATATACACAATAttataacataaaataacagaTTTTGAAACTAACCTGGCCATGTGTCTTTATGAAGACCTTTGCATCGGATGTAAATAAACAATATGATCGCCAAACTGTACTGAGAGACAACATTAGCAGCTGCCGATCCTCTGCAGATGAAATACACATGGTTAGTAAGCTATCTTGTCTTTGATTTCCATGTTACTTTCTGTCCTGAAGTTTAAGAGCAAATGTTATGGAAACTCACGGAACACCCATGTCCAGGACAATAAGGAGGATATAGTTGATTAAAACATTTAGGACATTTGCCAGTATTCCGGTAATGACCAGGGGCCAAATTATTCCCTGAAATGCGAGATTTCTATAAGTTTCACAGTCATGCTTTCTCAGagcattacattttcatgtttttctcCTACCTGATTCTGTAGATATTTTGCTTCAATAATGAACATAAATACAGCCTAGGAGACAAAGAAATAACACTCTAATATTTTTCTACAATGAGAGTCCTAAATACTTGATGATGTATTGATGTAATGATGTAccgttcataaaaaaatattaatatttagccAGAGTTTCTGAAATAACAACCATTAGACCAAAAGCAGATTTGAGATGTGAcaaaagaagtgtgtgtgtgtgtgtgttacattgAAGTGTGGTAACTTTTTCAGATAATGTGTATATGAAAAACATACCGGAAGACCAGGTAAGAAAATGTTCACATACTGCTGAGATACTCTGAAACAGAATAAGGTTAATGATAATATACAGAGCCTGTTCTTTCTTTGATAACTAATTCCAGTTACCTACATGAATATTTTCCAAAAAGCTGTTACTTAAGGATGTTAGTATTGCATTGACTACTGTAGTCTGTACTGGTCTGCAGTCTTTTCTCTAGTAACTGTTAGATAATGACAGTCTTGTTTAGTGCTCACCTGGCAACCTCTGGGCTTTGTTTCACAACCAGTAATATTGACTCTGTATTGATAAGAAGGGCGAAGCATGGAAAACATGCGAGTAGCAGAATTAAAATGGCTCTCTGAGTTATAACACCAACTTGGTGCAAGTTACCAGCTCCACAAGCCTGCCAAGACAGAGCAACAGTTTAAGAGACAAATAACGTTGTTGTATTTCTTTGTGTGTGAATCAACAGCCTCTACCTGAGAAATAAAAGTGTCACATGCTGCGGACAAGCCATAGCCAATACCAATACccataacactgatgatctgtTGGTGAGAACACAGTGAACTTTATTATAGCGAATTACTctcttattacattttaaatgtagtaagacatataaaataattaaaaatatatttaaaaaaatatatatttcatttaaattacattacGCACATTTGAAGAGgagataaatatttaaaactcaCAGCTGTGGCAAGAGTCACACCATCAAGCTCTATCTTTCCCAGGTGTCCACAGAACACAGTGCTTacaaaaatgattaaataatcGAAAAGATAGGACAAAAACTGAGAAAAAAGCACAGAGACAGGTAAATAATAAAGGTGAAGTGAGTATAGGGCCTAATTTATGGGATGATAGTCAAACTCAAAAGAATGATTTGTAtaacgtctctctctctctttctctctctcaaaaatgatgataacTGCTTCTGTTTGCTTGCCCTATTTCATGAGCCAAACCAGGTTCTCATATGAAGTTCTTATGGATTGTCAAAAAAAGCAGTTTTTCGGTTTGTTTATTCTTAATTTACTATTTTCTAGTTTGTTGCAGGTAGGCTACGACGCGGGACACTAGAGGGCAATGATTAGTTTTTTTCTTGAGAGGAGAAAGAATGCAAGGTTTACATAACAGCCGATTGATTCCGCCAGGGTCACAGAAATGAATAACTCTTCACCTTTTGTTTTAAGGATGACAAATTGATGTACTGTACAAAATACTggtaaaacaatgctaacattgATCAGTTAATCGACTGACTTAAGTTTACGCGATTTAGAGTTCAGATAAACTTACAGGCTACACTTACCACGGGCAGAGCTACAGACCACAATTTTACAATTTCTCTTGAGACCTCCACAGGCAAAAAACAACTGAAACGTCTCAAGCACCCTTGACATATGGATGTATTTTCTAACGTTAATTCGTTCATCTTGAAAAAAATCGATGGATGATGGAAACCTGAAACACGTGCCCTGGAGAAAGTCGTTCAAGATCATTCACTTTCGCATAGAGCGGAATAAAGTTCAACCGTAGCCTAAGTTACTTCTTTTTATTCCTGGTCACTATAAATGAGTCACAGATTAGTTCCACTCCAGTTCACGTAAAATGGGCGGATCGATCTTGAAATATTAACATTTGCTGTCGGACTCGGATTCTGTGTGAAACTTAAGACTATATTATAGGCTACGTCCATGGTTACAGGTAAGGTTAGACTGGTGACTGTCTGTGACCTTAATACACAACAAACTAGCGTTAGTGGTTGTATTAGCCTAACGTTATTTGTTTAGCTTACAAATGAATGCCCATTGTAAGGTTTGAAGTAGGAAAAAATGTGCTAGCAAGCATTTTTGTATGATAGGAACCACTTCTTTGCTTATTTCAACACGCAGTGCAGTAGCTAAtactgaaacactaaaacaGAAGTCACACTAGAAATGAATACAGCAGCAGCACTTTCAAATGTGAGGGATTAAAAACATCACACGTCTTAATGgtgtaaatattaattttataataGTTTGTAATAACAAATGTGACCCTTAGACTTCAGACGGGTGAAATCGGCCAAGGGTAAATGTATCTAGTTGTTACCACATATGTAAATgttactcctggcaaatggttaaaaaataaacgtgagagcgtgttatgggctatatgttgtagcCATATGGCTCTACTGCATTCTAATTAAATCAGGGCTCAGTCTAATTCTCATATGAATTTTTGATATCCACAGTTCAATTTTCTCTAGTTAAAATGCAAATTCTTGATATCAAAAATAATGTCATCTATGGCAAgccattttgacttttattcatACACATGAATTCTTGATATTAATTCAATTTCAACTAGTAAAAATTTCTTGATATCTGTAATTGTATTTCCACTAGTGGCAGTTAATTTCTAAAACATTATTAATGTGATTTTTACTAGTAAGAAAGCCATTTTAGATATCAGAAATTacaaattattacaaattacatgttgaaatacatttacagttatcaataattaacatttaaactAGTGAAAATtgaatgccctatttcaggcaTAATATTTTTACCAATAACAAAgtaattattgatataaaaatatgatttttactagtaagattgtaTTTCTGATATGtgaaattgaaatttcaactagTAAGGAATCAATTATTGATATCAAGTGAATTTGAATGACAGTATGGTGACATTTCACTAGTGAAGATGCAATTACAGATATCAAGAAAGAGTTTTTACTAgttgaaatgtaatttttggttCAAGAATTCAACTTCTGTGGGTGATACCGTCATTGTTAATAAGAATGGACTTTTTTTCTAGTGGAAATGTAATTTCTGATagcaaaaatgttcattgttacTAGAAGAAATAAAGTTcctgatataaaaaataaccatttaaaccagtgaaaatgtaattgttgatatcaattCCTACCCTGTGAATTATTAAAAGCCAAAACTGCTTAccatactactactactataaCAGTTCCTAATGTCTCCATGTGGTGGAGCTATTTGTCCTAAAATTATAATAGATTACTTGGATACACTTATTATTCCAATGAATATTTCTCAGGGAGTCAGGGTGGAtctaggcctatatatatatatatatatatatatatatatatatatatatatatacacacacacacacacacacaacgattaatcacatccaacataaatgtttgtgtttacataatattatGTATAACACAATTACAAAGAATCAcgctttcttttacatcatggaTGGCCAGGTCTGTGTTTAtgtgttgcttacctggggaacacatggcaccaggatgcactatcgGAAGAAGGCAAGTGGTGGAGGCAGTGTAATGCTTTGGAcagtgttctgctgggaaaccttgggtcctgccatccatttgggtgttactttgacacgtaccacctaagcattgttacagatcatgtgcaccctttcatggaaacggtattccctggtggctgtggcctctttcagcagaataatgtgccacaaagcaaaaatggttcaggaaagGTTTGAGGAGTTTGAGTttttgacttggcctccaagtTCCCAAATCGAGCATATGTGTGAtaagctgaacaaacaagtccaatccatgcagaccccacctcacaacttacaggacttaaatgatctgctgctaacatcttgatgCCAGATACCATAaaacaccttcaggggtctagtggagtacatgcttcaacaggtcagggctgttttggacCAACATAATAATTTTACTGATTGGTGTATTACTCACCAGAAAGTTAAGTGTTAACCATAATCACTTAGTTCAACAAAAGGTCTTAGACAAGAATAACATCCAAGcaaaaatgattttataaaatTTTACACTTactattttttggggggttatatGTATATACAGCCAAATTAGAGGCTGAGGTATATGCACTTTTGGTTCAGATGGATAATGAGTGGGTGTTGGATATGCCGAAAGGCAGAAAAAGGCACTGTAATTATATCTGTTCCTTCCCTCAAAGATCTAAGATCATAGTGATCACAGTGTCACTGCACACCCAACCGCTTGTTAGCTGCTTACTTGTTAGCCCTATAACAATTTAATTtcttaaatagaaaaaaaggcaTTTGGTGGTTAAAGGCAGACCTTTTTGAGAATCACTTTCTGTAATTCAATTTTATCGTTTTGTTTCATGCCAAAGgcttttgtgtgtatgtgactgttatttttaaaaaggaTTTTGTTGTTTGGCACACTTCTTTCATTTCGTTTGGCCACATGCATGTGATCTAAACCTGACCAAAATTGCAACATTCCTCTGTAGTTATTGCAACAATTGCAAGAAATTATCATGAGGTTTCAACCTGGTCATGCCTCAGCAATTGAGGATTATTATGCACTATGGGGTTGCAGTGTGGCCGCTGGCTGCATGGAGGCTATAAACACATGGTTGTGAAGTCTAGTCTTTTGTCTCCACAAAACCATGAGCTATCATTAATCCAGTGTTTCTGACCTTGACAGGTTTGTGAAATCATCAGGTGGATTTGCAGTGGTGCAGCCTTGTCTCTCCTAGGATTTAGCTTGACCTTAGACATTTTGATTGAGAGTCACAGCCACAACCAAACGTTGACTTTTAAAGTCATCACTGTTTTAACTGCTTTTCACTCTTTTTGTGTGGAACTCCCTGCTTTCTGTTGACATTAATTCTAtgtgtacaggtccttctcaaaaattagcatattgtgataaagttcattattttccataatgtaatgataaaaatttaacttttatatattttagattcattgcacaccaactgaaatatttcaggtcttttattgttttaatactgatgattttgacatacagctcatgaaaacccaaaaatctcaaaaaattagcatatcatgaaaaggttctctaaacaagctattaacctaatcatctgaatcaactaattaactctaaacacctgcaaaagattcctgaggcttttaaaaactcccagcctggttcattactcaaaaccgcaatcatgggtaagactgccgacctgaccctgtccagaaggccatcattgacacccttagcgagagggtaagacacagaaagaaattttcTTTTTccgggaaggaaaaagtgtggcaa
Coding sequences within:
- the slc47a3 gene encoding multidrug and toxin extrusion protein 1, which codes for MNELTLENTSICQGCLRRFSCFLPVEVSREIVKLWSVALPVFLSYLFDYLIIFVSTVFCGHLGKIELDGVTLATAIISVMGIGIGYGLSAACDTFISQACGAGNLHQVGVITQRAILILLLACFPCFALLINTESILLVVKQSPEVARVSQQYVNIFLPGLPAVFMFIIEAKYLQNQGIIWPLVITGILANVLNVLINYILLIVLDMGVPGSAAANVVSQYSLAIILFIYIRCKGLHKDTWPGWSIDCLQEWDSFIHLAIPSMIMLCAEWWTYEIGGLLSGLISEVELGAQSVVYGLTNIAYMFPIGFSVAGNVRVGNAMGAGDVAQAKLSAKLAIICAVSVAVVLSTVIGSSKNVISYIFTNDKDIRARVATVMVLYAPFHLLDATAAAGSNIVKGLGKQKMGAICNLVGYYGVGFPIGISLMFAAKMGIFGLWTGLLISVFLQSVFFIVLLFKLNWEKSSEEAQIRAGVLPRRMDDVAQEDCGQFEDCDVNNASEMDGLLDEQTDVVVCTVKVQLPLRVLVLRRGLALAAMLALLAAGLGVKFLLNR